One genomic window of Phycisphaerales bacterium includes the following:
- the argS gene encoding arginine--tRNA ligase, whose protein sequence is MSTSQSLPAAQLDPVAILDERFRAAIDRAFPEVAGKADPLIAPSKKATMGDFQCNAAMALGKMVKRNPREVAAAIVEAVDVSDVAEPLDEASIAGPGFINITLRGPALAGLLGELAGADLGLPPVATPQKIVVDVCGVNLAKQMHVGHIRAIVIGDAIARAFERLGHVVIRQNHVGDWGLPIAMVVDELHRESQAGRLNLDAVTLDDLDAIYKAMKKRTDAGRTGLRLAQKWDLGPKVIAELEAEVADADEAMARAKATLVALQGGEQWAVDLWQRISDVTMGACMDVCRRMHTRITLEASAGESSYRDELGPMVDDLIERSVAEEDGGALVVRGEGKDPPALVRKGDGGFLYATTDVAAIRRRVQDFGASRVVYCVDVRQAMHFRQVFAAARKAGYATTPDGVEASLEHAAFGTILGTDGRPFKTRSGESVKLQDLLDEAHDRAERVVAERSDGLDEGERAKTAEVVAMAALKFADLANDRTRDYVFDFDRILAFEGDTGPYLLYALVRIRSMFREAASRGVGECWKDATVRIEHEAEKQLAMALLRYPSVVRAVGEHLEPHRVCQHMLEIANRFSSFYQSCKVLGADDDATRDARLWLCDLTARVLEDGLGVLGLPTLDRM, encoded by the coding sequence ATGAGCACGAGCCAGAGCCTGCCGGCAGCCCAACTCGACCCCGTGGCGATCCTCGACGAGCGGTTCCGCGCCGCGATCGATCGCGCGTTTCCGGAGGTCGCGGGCAAGGCCGACCCGCTGATTGCGCCCAGCAAGAAGGCGACGATGGGCGATTTCCAGTGCAACGCCGCGATGGCGCTGGGCAAGATGGTGAAGCGCAACCCACGCGAGGTGGCGGCCGCCATCGTCGAGGCGGTGGACGTGTCGGACGTCGCCGAGCCGCTGGACGAGGCGTCGATCGCCGGGCCTGGGTTCATCAACATCACGCTGCGCGGGCCGGCGCTCGCTGGCTTATTGGGCGAATTGGCCGGCGCCGACCTGGGCCTGCCGCCGGTCGCAACGCCGCAGAAGATCGTGGTCGACGTGTGTGGCGTGAACCTGGCCAAGCAGATGCACGTCGGGCACATCCGGGCGATCGTCATCGGCGACGCCATCGCGCGAGCATTCGAGCGACTGGGGCACGTGGTCATCCGCCAGAACCACGTGGGCGACTGGGGCCTGCCCATCGCGATGGTCGTCGACGAGCTGCACCGCGAGAGCCAGGCCGGGCGGCTCAATCTTGACGCCGTGACGCTCGACGACCTCGACGCAATCTACAAGGCCATGAAGAAGCGCACCGATGCGGGGCGCACGGGCCTTCGGCTTGCCCAGAAGTGGGACCTTGGCCCGAAGGTGATCGCCGAGCTCGAGGCCGAGGTCGCCGACGCCGACGAGGCGATGGCGCGAGCCAAGGCGACGCTGGTGGCATTGCAGGGCGGCGAGCAGTGGGCCGTCGACCTGTGGCAGCGCATCAGCGACGTGACGATGGGCGCGTGCATGGACGTGTGCCGGCGGATGCACACGCGGATCACGCTGGAAGCGAGCGCGGGCGAATCGAGCTATCGCGACGAGCTGGGGCCGATGGTCGACGACCTGATCGAGCGCAGCGTGGCGGAGGAAGACGGCGGAGCGCTCGTCGTGCGCGGCGAGGGCAAGGACCCGCCTGCGTTGGTGCGCAAGGGCGACGGCGGGTTCTTGTATGCGACGACCGACGTCGCGGCGATCCGCCGGCGCGTGCAAGACTTCGGCGCGAGCCGCGTGGTTTATTGCGTGGACGTGCGTCAGGCGATGCACTTCCGCCAGGTCTTCGCCGCGGCGCGCAAGGCCGGGTACGCGACGACGCCCGACGGCGTGGAAGCGAGCCTCGAGCACGCCGCGTTCGGCACGATCCTGGGAACGGATGGACGGCCCTTCAAGACGCGCTCGGGCGAGAGCGTGAAGCTGCAGGACCTACTGGACGAGGCGCACGATCGAGCCGAGCGCGTCGTGGCCGAGCGCAGCGATGGTCTCGATGAGGGCGAGCGTGCCAAGACGGCCGAGGTCGTAGCCATGGCGGCGCTCAAGTTCGCAGACCTGGCGAACGATCGAACGCGCGACTACGTGTTCGACTTCGACCGCATCCTCGCGTTCGAGGGTGATACCGGTCCGTACCTGTTGTACGCGCTCGTGCGGATTCGGAGCATGTTCCGCGAGGCGGCGTCGCGTGGCGTGGGTGAGTGCTGGAAGGATGCCACCGTGCGGATCGAGCATGAGGCGGAGAAGCAGCTCGCCATGGCGTTGCTCCGGTATCCGTCGGTCGTCCGCGCGGTGGGCGAGCATCTGGAGCCGCACCGCGTGTGCCAGCACATGCTCGAGATCGCCAATCGCTTCAGTTCGTTCTACCAGTCGTGCAAGGTGCTGGGGGCCGACGACGACGCGACGCGCGACGCACGGCTATGGCTGTGCGACCTGACCGCACGCGTGCTGGAGGACGGCCTGGGCGTGCTGGGCCTGCCGACGCTCGACCGGATGTAG
- a CDS encoding glycosyltransferase family 2 protein: MARTLLAIPVYNEEKYVQRVLGRVSEYLPDVLVLDDGSTDATPSLLAKFPVEVIRHANNRGYGRSLMDAFRWAAVDKFDWVITMDCDEQHEPASIPDFLQAIERDDLDVVSGSRYLDVHPENDAPPEERRQINGLITEELNRRLGLKLTDAFCGFKAYRVSALQRLDLDVDGYAFPMQFWVQAVAENLRIGELPVRLIYNDATRSFGGPLDDHDHRLAHYREVLARELARCSDRLARRCPA, translated from the coding sequence ATGGCCCGGACGTTGCTTGCCATCCCCGTGTACAACGAAGAGAAGTACGTGCAGCGCGTGCTTGGCCGCGTGAGCGAGTACCTGCCCGACGTGCTCGTGCTCGACGACGGCTCGACCGACGCAACGCCCTCGCTGCTGGCGAAGTTCCCCGTCGAGGTGATCCGCCACGCGAACAACCGCGGGTACGGCCGGTCGCTGATGGATGCGTTCCGGTGGGCGGCAGTCGACAAGTTCGACTGGGTCATCACGATGGACTGCGACGAGCAGCACGAGCCCGCGTCGATCCCCGACTTCCTGCAGGCCATCGAGCGCGACGACCTGGACGTCGTCAGCGGCTCGAGATACCTCGACGTGCACCCCGAGAACGATGCACCGCCCGAAGAGCGCCGGCAGATCAACGGCCTCATTACCGAAGAGCTCAACCGTCGGTTGGGCCTGAAGCTCACAGACGCGTTCTGCGGCTTCAAGGCCTACCGCGTGTCGGCGCTGCAGCGGCTCGACCTGGACGTCGACGGCTACGCGTTCCCGATGCAGTTCTGGGTGCAGGCGGTCGCGGAGAACCTGCGCATCGGTGAGCTACCCGTGCGTTTGATCTACAACGACGCGACGCGCTCGTTCGGCGGACCGCTCGACGACCACGACCATCGGCTGGCGCACTACCGCGAGGTGCTCGCGCGCGAGCTGGCACGCTGCTCCGATCGGCTGGCGCGGCGATGTCCGGCGTGA
- a CDS encoding STAS domain-containing protein, which yields MLSRLFGKDNSKRPQPQQGPDVESMAAQASDTSDMATFDRFGSTIIATLRERTLSGNEAAALVVALTDKLTDPGQTPARHVVLDLQNVEYMDSACIGVLVELLTRLQKAGGRVALVNAAANVECLFKLTRLDRLFPICRDVMRAIEAVERHAA from the coding sequence ATGCTCTCGCGCCTCTTCGGCAAGGACAACTCCAAGCGACCGCAGCCCCAGCAGGGGCCCGACGTCGAATCGATGGCGGCCCAGGCTTCGGACACGTCCGACATGGCCACGTTCGACCGCTTCGGCAGCACCATCATCGCCACGCTCCGCGAGCGCACGCTCTCGGGCAACGAGGCGGCCGCGCTGGTCGTCGCCCTCACCGACAAGCTCACCGACCCCGGGCAGACGCCCGCGCGCCACGTCGTGCTCGACCTGCAGAACGTCGAGTACATGGACTCGGCCTGCATCGGCGTGCTCGTCGAGCTGCTCACCCGCCTGCAGAAGGCCGGCGGCCGCGTGGCCCTGGTCAACGCCGCGGCCAACGTCGAGTGCCTCTTCAAGCTCACCCGCCTCGACCGCCTCTTCCCCATCTGCCGCGACGTGATGCGCGCCATCGAGGCCGTCGAACGCCACGCAGCGTAG
- a CDS encoding GC-type dockerin domain-anchored protein — translation MFWQTPDPGIATIVVRTDCLADQDGNGALDLFDYFAFQNFFMGDSPVADLDEDGTLTIFDFLAFQNAFEAGC, via the coding sequence ATGTTCTGGCAAACCCCCGACCCCGGCATCGCCACCATCGTCGTCCGCACCGACTGCCTTGCCGACCAGGACGGCAACGGCGCGCTCGACCTCTTCGACTACTTCGCGTTCCAGAACTTCTTCATGGGCGACAGCCCGGTGGCGGACCTGGACGAGGACGGCACGCTGACGATCTTCGACTTCCTGGCGTTCCAGAACGCGTTCGAGGCGGGCTGCTGA
- a CDS encoding GC-type dockerin domain-anchored protein, with product MRTRSWKNVFIAAAATLVAGVAAPAFGQPACRADLDGDGQLTIFDFLAFQNAFVTGDPVADWDGDGVLTLFDFLAFQNDFDRGCDPLPGCRDFQVIDPVEAQYGENIELALYNQLQVDVPAIIPLGPDFTQVQAPRSSHLPYQYFEDFQLGFCGDLGEFQLEINEPGVYHLVRFGPTGPDITAVFAGVSAEVESDKEAKTGTSSTLTIHEPDLVISDKVGTHTLRWKYYKDQEGYTVEEVDDVSDATMEVCDAKPVKKLIIANHGTDGQISMGDGNTRQDGKWIGKDEDGGKLGAYQTFVDALKEDGKFANDAEICLIGCNVGDGDEGQHLVDCLAMDLGVKVRATKGTVTYTQRKDGTVEVSQSGDGWAEGNP from the coding sequence ATGCGTACGCGCTCGTGGAAGAACGTTTTCATCGCGGCGGCCGCCACACTCGTGGCCGGCGTGGCCGCTCCCGCATTCGGACAGCCCGCCTGCCGGGCCGACCTCGATGGAGATGGGCAGCTGACCATCTTCGACTTCCTGGCGTTCCAGAACGCCTTCGTCACCGGCGATCCGGTCGCCGACTGGGACGGCGACGGCGTGCTGACGCTGTTCGACTTCCTCGCCTTCCAGAACGACTTCGATCGTGGCTGCGATCCGCTGCCGGGCTGCCGCGACTTTCAGGTGATCGATCCGGTCGAGGCCCAGTACGGCGAGAACATCGAGCTTGCCCTGTACAACCAGCTCCAGGTCGACGTGCCGGCGATCATTCCGCTCGGGCCCGACTTCACGCAGGTGCAGGCGCCGCGCAGCAGCCACCTGCCGTACCAGTACTTCGAGGACTTCCAGCTGGGCTTCTGCGGCGACCTGGGCGAGTTCCAGCTCGAGATCAACGAGCCGGGCGTGTACCACCTGGTGCGCTTCGGCCCGACGGGCCCGGACATTACCGCCGTGTTCGCCGGCGTCTCGGCCGAGGTCGAGAGCGATAAGGAGGCCAAGACTGGCACGAGCTCGACGCTCACGATCCACGAGCCCGATCTGGTGATTTCCGACAAGGTCGGCACGCACACGCTGCGGTGGAAGTACTACAAGGACCAGGAGGGCTACACCGTCGAGGAGGTCGACGACGTGTCCGACGCGACCATGGAGGTCTGCGACGCCAAGCCCGTGAAGAAGCTGATCATCGCCAACCACGGCACCGACGGCCAGATCTCGATGGGCGACGGCAACACCCGTCAGGACGGCAAGTGGATCGGCAAGGATGAGGACGGCGGCAAGCTCGGCGCCTACCAGACGTTCGTCGACGCGCTCAAGGAGGACGGCAAGTTCGCCAACGACGCGGAGATCTGCCTGATCGGCTGCAACGTGGGCGACGGCGACGAGGGCCAGCACCTGGTCGACTGCCTGGCCATGGACCTGGGCGTCAAGGTCCGCGCCACGAAGGGCACCGTGACCTACACCCAGCGAAAAGACGGCACGGTCGAGGTGAGCCAGTCGGGCGACGGGTGGGCGGAAGGCAACCCGTAA
- a CDS encoding M14 family metallocarboxypeptidase, with the protein MRRPALATLVVLATLGGAHAQEGDGPYAGHKHVRVPMATRAVMEAIEPLSPDVWTHRIVPLGPVDMRLSPEQYARFLELRIEHDVLTPDLQVVVDAERARIAARSERDDVAWYEEYRTLDEYRARWAAIARSAPGVATIETIGTSIEGREIPSIVLDGDGRPDKPVFVINACQHAREWLSPAATTYVIESLVEGYGVDPRITHLLDELEWVFLPMVNPDGFDYTWTDQRFWRKNKRRISDRLFGVDLNRNWSYEWGGRGSSPDPGSSNYRGPEPFSEPELIALTEALEPMRDRIVGHLDVHTFSQFVLSPWGYTLEEPIDIAEMTELGDAFADGVREATGAEYEVGTGATVLYLYSGNATDWFYGELDSLSWTIELRPTGPITLPGFDPPPDQILLAGEELLEGTLRLAEEFVRHPADFDRDGSLTVYDYLRFQSFWEARDPRADVDLDGEFTPFDLLSFHALFNG; encoded by the coding sequence GTGAGGCGACCGGCACTGGCAACGCTCGTCGTTCTCGCAACGCTGGGTGGTGCGCACGCGCAGGAGGGTGACGGGCCGTACGCCGGGCACAAGCACGTGCGCGTGCCGATGGCCACGCGTGCGGTGATGGAGGCCATCGAGCCGCTGTCGCCCGACGTCTGGACGCACCGGATCGTGCCGCTCGGCCCGGTGGACATGCGGCTCTCGCCCGAGCAGTACGCTCGCTTCCTCGAGCTGCGGATCGAGCACGACGTGCTCACGCCCGACCTGCAGGTGGTGGTCGACGCCGAGCGAGCCCGCATCGCGGCCCGATCGGAGCGCGACGACGTCGCGTGGTACGAGGAGTACCGCACGCTCGACGAGTATCGGGCGCGCTGGGCGGCGATCGCCCGTTCGGCACCGGGCGTGGCGACCATCGAGACCATCGGAACGTCGATCGAGGGCCGCGAGATACCGAGCATCGTGCTCGACGGAGACGGACGGCCCGACAAGCCCGTGTTCGTCATCAACGCCTGCCAGCACGCGCGCGAGTGGCTGAGCCCCGCGGCCACGACGTACGTGATCGAGAGCCTCGTCGAGGGGTATGGCGTCGATCCGCGCATCACGCACCTGCTCGACGAGCTCGAGTGGGTGTTCCTGCCGATGGTCAATCCCGACGGCTTCGACTACACCTGGACCGACCAGCGGTTTTGGCGGAAGAACAAACGTCGGATCAGCGATCGGCTCTTCGGCGTCGACCTGAATCGAAACTGGTCGTATGAGTGGGGCGGACGCGGCTCGAGCCCGGACCCCGGCAGCAGCAACTACCGCGGACCAGAGCCCTTCAGCGAGCCCGAGCTGATCGCGCTGACCGAGGCACTCGAGCCGATGCGCGATCGCATCGTCGGGCACCTCGACGTGCACACCTTCAGCCAGTTCGTGCTCAGCCCCTGGGGCTACACGCTCGAGGAACCGATCGATATCGCCGAGATGACCGAACTGGGCGACGCGTTCGCCGACGGCGTGCGCGAGGCGACCGGGGCCGAGTACGAGGTCGGCACGGGCGCGACCGTGCTCTACTTGTACAGCGGCAACGCGACCGACTGGTTCTACGGCGAACTCGATTCGCTGTCGTGGACCATCGAGCTCCGACCGACCGGGCCGATCACGCTGCCGGGCTTCGATCCGCCGCCCGACCAGATCCTGCTCGCGGGCGAAGAGCTGCTCGAGGGCACGCTGCGGCTGGCCGAAGAGTTCGTGCGTCATCCGGCCGACTTCGATCGCGATGGCTCATTGACCGTCTACGACTACCTGCGCTTCCAGTCCTTCTGGGAGGCGCGCGACCCTCGGGCCGACGTCGATCTCGACGGCGAGTTTACCCCGTTTGACTTGCTTTCCTTCCATGCACTCTTCAATGGCTAG
- a CDS encoding M14 family metallocarboxypeptidase, with the protein MSFVPARGTRSLVASVSALSLLTVSGLAMGQALTPAADALAQPEQGARPYVGHKLVRIPAATRRVMQAIEPLGVDVWTHTIMPLQPVELRLSPDQFARFVDLDLTHEVLVDDLQVVVDAQMARIRDRSQRDDLTFYDEYRTLDEFWVRWQQISDINPDVAGFQVIGQSLEGRDMPGFVLNGNGVDGKPVMLINACQHAREWVSPAAVTYLIEQLVEGYGTDPRITSLLDDLEWVITPMVNPDGFDFTWTDERFWRKNRRDIDGSDEFGVDLNRNWSVAWGEPGASADPGSQTYRGTGPFSEPELQVFTAFVGDRRDRTVIHLDVHTYGQLVLHPLGYTFDPSEDDSVFQEIGDTIAGGIFDTSGEVYTAAQGSSGLYLTSGSAKDWVYGETAGEGFGWTIELRPASRSAGGFDPDPDQILPTGRELLEGVLRAAEMMAQPLRFHVVPQVGGAPVGETSIRLFEVRDGLDELDPASVRGFARVNPGDDFAPASIVNVDGEDYSIELPALQCGQLGEFYVEAATLDGTVYRYPEAGVFTQRSTDPTVVSRDACEVVGDWIAGLPDDTASTGQWANGDPEETSAQPEDDASPDGVNGWFTDPRAGDSAGTYDVDDGFTSLVSPVFDATVVAGKPNPTPFVSFALWYSNNQGAAAGQDTFAVFISNDDGVSWELLDATNQSTNGWETRRYRIDDVVEPTDQMRLLFIAADEGDGSLVEAGIDELVVEVDCGPPHPADFDRDGALTIFDFLLFQSLWEAGDPTADIDRDGAFTLFDFLAFQTLFDA; encoded by the coding sequence ATGTCATTCGTTCCTGCCCGAGGTACACGCTCGCTCGTCGCATCGGTGTCGGCGCTCTCGCTGCTCACGGTTTCCGGACTGGCGATGGGCCAGGCCCTTACACCGGCGGCCGATGCCCTGGCCCAGCCCGAGCAGGGTGCCCGGCCGTACGTTGGTCACAAGCTCGTGCGGATCCCGGCGGCGACGCGCCGGGTGATGCAGGCGATCGAGCCGCTGGGCGTTGATGTCTGGACGCACACGATCATGCCGCTCCAGCCGGTCGAGCTGCGGCTGAGCCCGGACCAGTTCGCCCGCTTCGTCGATCTCGACCTGACGCATGAGGTGCTGGTCGACGACCTGCAGGTCGTGGTCGACGCCCAGATGGCGCGCATCCGCGATCGCAGCCAGCGCGACGACCTGACGTTCTACGACGAGTACCGCACGCTCGACGAGTTCTGGGTGCGCTGGCAGCAGATCTCGGACATCAATCCCGACGTCGCGGGCTTCCAGGTCATCGGCCAGTCGCTCGAGGGTCGCGACATGCCTGGGTTCGTGCTCAACGGCAACGGCGTCGACGGCAAGCCCGTCATGCTCATCAACGCCTGCCAGCACGCGCGAGAGTGGGTGAGCCCCGCCGCGGTGACGTACCTGATCGAGCAGCTCGTCGAGGGCTACGGCACCGATCCACGCATCACGAGCCTGCTGGACGACCTGGAGTGGGTCATCACGCCCATGGTGAACCCCGACGGCTTCGACTTCACGTGGACCGACGAGCGCTTCTGGCGCAAGAACCGCCGCGACATCGACGGCAGCGACGAGTTCGGCGTCGACCTCAACCGCAACTGGTCGGTCGCGTGGGGCGAGCCGGGCGCGAGCGCCGACCCGGGCAGCCAGACGTACCGCGGCACGGGCCCGTTCAGCGAGCCCGAACTGCAGGTCTTCACAGCGTTCGTGGGTGACCGCCGCGATCGAACCGTGATCCACCTCGACGTCCATACGTACGGCCAGCTCGTGCTGCACCCGCTGGGCTACACGTTCGATCCTTCCGAGGACGATTCGGTGTTCCAGGAGATCGGCGACACCATCGCCGGCGGCATCTTCGACACGTCGGGCGAGGTCTACACCGCGGCCCAGGGCAGCAGCGGGCTGTACCTGACCAGCGGATCAGCGAAGGACTGGGTGTACGGCGAGACCGCCGGCGAGGGCTTCGGCTGGACGATCGAGCTGCGGCCGGCCTCGCGCAGCGCGGGCGGATTCGACCCGGATCCGGACCAGATCCTGCCCACGGGCCGTGAGCTCCTCGAGGGCGTGCTTCGCGCCGCCGAGATGATGGCCCAGCCGCTGCGCTTCCACGTGGTGCCGCAGGTCGGGGGCGCGCCGGTGGGCGAGACCTCGATCCGGCTATTCGAAGTGCGCGACGGCCTGGACGAGCTCGACCCGGCCTCTGTCCGCGGCTTTGCCCGCGTGAACCCGGGCGATGACTTTGCCCCGGCATCGATCGTGAACGTCGACGGAGAGGACTACTCGATCGAGCTGCCCGCGCTGCAGTGCGGCCAGCTTGGTGAGTTCTACGTCGAGGCGGCCACGCTCGACGGCACGGTCTATCGCTATCCGGAGGCGGGCGTTTTCACCCAACGCTCGACCGATCCGACGGTCGTGTCGCGCGACGCGTGCGAAGTGGTGGGGGACTGGATCGCCGGCCTGCCGGACGACACCGCCAGCACGGGCCAATGGGCCAACGGCGATCCCGAAGAGACCAGCGCCCAGCCCGAGGACGACGCGTCGCCCGACGGCGTGAACGGCTGGTTCACCGATCCGCGCGCGGGCGACTCGGCGGGCACGTACGACGTTGATGATGGGTTCACATCGCTGGTGTCGCCGGTGTTCGATGCGACGGTCGTTGCGGGCAAGCCGAATCCCACGCCGTTCGTTTCGTTCGCGCTGTGGTACAGCAACAACCAGGGCGCCGCGGCGGGGCAGGACACGTTCGCCGTGTTCATCAGCAACGACGACGGCGTGTCGTGGGAGTTGCTCGACGCGACGAACCAGTCGACCAACGGCTGGGAGACGAGGCGCTATCGCATCGACGACGTCGTCGAGCCGACGGATCAGATGCGTCTGCTCTTCATCGCCGCCGACGAGGGCGACGGCTCGCTGGTCGAGGCAGGCATCGACGAGCTGGTGGTCGAGGTCGATTGCGGCCCGCCGCACCCGGCCGACTTCGATCGCGACGGCGCGTTGACCATCTTCGACTTCCTGCTGTTCCAGTCGCTGTGGGAAGCCGGCGATCCGACGGCGGACATCGACCGGGACGGCGCGTTCACGCTGTTCGACTTCCTCGCGTTCCAGACGCTGTTCGACGCGTGA
- a CDS encoding SLC13 family permease has protein sequence MAEQAGIPDRDTGGGIQRWTSLVGLGLGPVVAVLVGVLLPDSVPGAEGAIELGRAARITAAVASLMAIWWLTEALPLSATALLPIALLPMLGATSIGEATAPYARPVIFLFLGGFMLGLAMERWGLHKRIALLTILAVGTGPRSVIAGFMLATAALSAFVSNTATVIMLIPIATSVLATLPENPDAPEGARARFATCLVLAIAYAASIGGIATLIGTPPNAVLAGFVQGREEYTISFGRWMLHALPLVAVLLPVAFLLLVGPLFRIKGAIGGSRDVVRDELRDLGPMKPGEWVVLSIFSVTASLWIFKDLVLRLQIFEDLGISLSDAQIAMLAAVALFVVPVNKQWTTFALDWETARKAPFGILLLFGGGLSLAAAVSATGLDAAIGQQFARLQGVPIWLIVLGLCLTVTFLTELTSNTAVTTALLPVLAAAGPALGIDDAYLLLPAAVSASCAFMLPVATPPNAVAFASGHATIMQMARTGVLLNVLFAGVVTVWVMIVAPRLLT, from the coding sequence ATGGCCGAGCAGGCGGGCATCCCCGATCGAGACACCGGCGGCGGCATCCAGCGGTGGACGTCGCTGGTCGGTCTGGGGCTGGGCCCGGTCGTCGCCGTCCTCGTCGGCGTGCTGCTGCCCGACTCGGTGCCCGGAGCCGAGGGCGCCATCGAGCTCGGCCGGGCGGCTCGCATCACCGCCGCCGTGGCGTCGCTCATGGCCATCTGGTGGCTCACCGAGGCGCTGCCGCTGAGCGCCACTGCCCTCTTGCCCATCGCGCTGCTGCCGATGCTCGGCGCCACGAGCATCGGCGAGGCGACGGCGCCCTATGCACGGCCCGTCATCTTCCTCTTCCTGGGCGGCTTCATGCTGGGCCTGGCCATGGAGAGGTGGGGCCTGCACAAGCGCATCGCGCTGCTCACCATCCTGGCCGTGGGTACGGGCCCGCGCTCGGTCATCGCGGGCTTTATGCTGGCGACGGCGGCGCTGAGCGCCTTCGTCTCCAACACGGCGACGGTGATCATGCTCATCCCCATCGCCACCAGCGTGCTGGCGACCCTACCCGAGAACCCTGATGCGCCCGAAGGTGCCCGGGCCCGCTTCGCGACGTGCCTCGTGCTCGCGATCGCCTACGCCGCATCGATCGGCGGCATCGCCACGCTCATCGGCACGCCGCCCAACGCCGTGCTGGCCGGCTTCGTGCAGGGCCGCGAGGAGTACACCATCAGCTTCGGTCGATGGATGCTGCACGCATTGCCGCTCGTCGCCGTGCTGCTGCCGGTCGCCTTCCTGCTGCTGGTCGGCCCGCTCTTCCGCATCAAGGGCGCCATCGGCGGCAGCCGCGACGTCGTGCGCGACGAACTGCGCGACCTGGGTCCGATGAAGCCGGGCGAATGGGTGGTGCTGTCGATCTTCTCGGTGACTGCGAGCCTGTGGATCTTCAAGGACCTCGTCCTTCGGTTGCAGATCTTCGAGGACCTGGGCATCAGCCTGAGCGACGCCCAGATCGCGATGCTGGCGGCCGTCGCCCTGTTCGTCGTTCCAGTCAATAAGCAGTGGACCACCTTCGCCCTCGACTGGGAAACGGCGCGTAAGGCGCCCTTCGGCATCCTGCTGCTGTTCGGTGGCGGGCTGAGCCTCGCCGCGGCCGTCAGCGCGACGGGCCTGGACGCCGCCATCGGCCAGCAGTTCGCTCGCCTGCAGGGCGTGCCGATCTGGCTCATCGTGCTGGGGCTGTGCCTGACCGTGACGTTCCTGACCGAGCTGACCAGCAACACGGCCGTGACCACCGCGCTCCTGCCCGTGCTCGCGGCCGCCGGCCCGGCCCTGGGCATCGACGACGCTTACCTGCTGCTGCCCGCGGCGGTGTCGGCCTCGTGCGCATTCATGCTGCCGGTGGCGACGCCGCCGAACGCGGTCGCCTTCGCGAGCGGCCACGCCACCATCATGCAGATGGCGCGCACGGGCGTGCTGCTCAACGTCTTGTTCGCCGGAGTCGTGACGGTGTGGGTGATGATCGTCGCGCCGCGGCTGCTGACCTGA
- a CDS encoding ABC transporter ATP-binding protein: MPTRITIAGLTKTFGKADRQVKAVDAVDLVIEPGEIFFLLGPSGCGKTTLLRMIAGFIEPTAGAIHFNERDITKRSPNQRNAGMVFQSYALWPHMTAAENVAFGLKVRKISKEDRLERAKAALEDVQLAHLADRKPGELSGGQQQRVALARALVIRPDVLLLDEPLSNLDARLRNDLREEIRRICKSSGITTVYVTHDQKEALSVADRIAVMKDGNVVQAGSPMELYRRPTTTFAAAFLGETNLIAGTLEGGGAAGAIVEVTTDVGRIRGTLSAVAEAGRRVRVSIRPESLRAAERGAISGSVDASTYLGDVAHHRVRTNGGGYLSVSEFAPGPQSAFTGDVGLDVEPQDAVVLAD, from the coding sequence ATGCCTACCCGAATCACGATCGCGGGCCTGACCAAGACTTTCGGCAAGGCCGACCGGCAGGTCAAGGCCGTCGACGCGGTCGATCTGGTCATAGAGCCCGGCGAGATCTTCTTCCTGCTCGGCCCATCGGGCTGCGGCAAGACGACGCTGCTGCGGATGATCGCCGGCTTCATCGAGCCGACTGCGGGCGCGATCCACTTCAACGAACGAGATATTACCAAACGAAGCCCGAACCAACGCAATGCTGGAATGGTGTTCCAGAGCTACGCCCTCTGGCCGCACATGACCGCCGCCGAGAACGTGGCGTTCGGGCTCAAGGTACGGAAGATCTCGAAGGAGGACCGGCTCGAGCGCGCGAAGGCGGCGCTGGAGGACGTGCAGCTCGCCCACCTGGCCGACCGCAAGCCCGGCGAGCTCTCCGGCGGCCAGCAGCAGCGCGTGGCCTTGGCCCGGGCCCTGGTCATCCGGCCCGACGTACTCCTGCTCGACGAGCCGCTCTCGAATCTTGACGCTCGGCTCCGCAACGACCTGCGTGAAGAGATCCGCCGCATCTGCAAGTCCTCGGGCATCACGACCGTCTACGTCACGCACGACCAGAAGGAAGCACTCAGCGTGGCCGACCGGATCGCCGTCATGAAGGACGGAAACGTGGTGCAGGCGGGCTCGCCAATGGAACTCTACCGTCGCCCCACCACGACGTTCGCCGCGGCGTTCCTAGGCGAGACCAATCTGATCGCAGGCACGCTCGAGGGCGGCGGGGCGGCGGGCGCGATCGTGGAGGTCACGACCGACGTGGGGCGCATTCGTGGGACGCTGTCCGCCGTGGCGGAGGCCGGCCGACGCGTAAGGGTTTCGATCCGCCCCGAGAGCCTGCGTGCGGCAGAACGGGGCGCCATCAGCGGCTCGGTCGATGCCTCGACCTATCTGGGCGACGTCGCCCACCACCGCGTCCGGACGAACGGTGGGGGGTACTTGAGTGTTTCGGAGTTTGCGCCCGGGCCCCAGAGTGCCTTTACCGGCGATGTGGGGCTCGACGTGGAGCCGCAGGACGCCGTCGTCTTGGCGGACTAG